Proteins found in one Abyssibius alkaniclasticus genomic segment:
- the purN gene encoding phosphoribosylglycinamide formyltransferase, which yields MRKRVAILISGGGSNMLALLNDMATEDHPAEPVLVLSNNPDSGGLARAAARGVATAVVDHRNFPKNRANFEAALHTELSRAKPDIICLAGFMRILSPEFVRNWAGKILNIHPSILPLFPGLHTHERALAAGMAVHGCTVHLVDETLDGGPILGQSTMDIDPDDTPETLAARLLKREHMLYPQVLREFAAGLSGTAFPTK from the coding sequence ATGCGCAAACGGGTTGCCATCCTCATTTCGGGCGGCGGCTCGAACATGCTGGCGCTGCTCAACGATATGGCTACCGAAGATCACCCCGCCGAACCGGTGCTTGTCCTGTCCAATAACCCCGACTCGGGCGGGCTGGCGCGGGCCGCGGCGCGCGGTGTCGCAACTGCGGTGGTCGATCATCGCAACTTTCCCAAGAACCGTGCCAACTTCGAGGCGGCGTTGCACACAGAGCTGAGCCGCGCAAAGCCCGACATTATTTGCCTTGCCGGCTTCATGCGCATCCTGTCGCCCGAATTTGTGCGCAACTGGGCGGGCAAGATTCTGAACATCCACCCCTCGATCCTGCCGCTCTTTCCCGGGCTGCACACGCATGAACGGGCATTGGCGGCAGGCATGGCCGTGCATGGCTGCACCGTGCATCTGGTCGATGAAACGCTCGATGGCGGGCCGATCCTTGGGCAATCGACTATGGATATCGACCCCGATGACACGCCGGAAACCCTTGCCGCCCGGCTGCTCAAGCGCGAACATATGCTCTATCCGCAGGTGCTGCGCGAATTTGCGGCCGGTCTGAGCGGAACCGCCTTTCCCACCAAATGA
- a CDS encoding ATP-binding protein has translation MISLQLIVGLVFINRHFAGVTRQMTEGVVLELNHIIDQVRAEGGAPLADLAQDFGLEIALGDGPLPAENLHNWYDLSGRVLIRELSARLKAPVRIDLTQSEFLVRLVIDTGDVRLFVDLPRSRVSARNAHQLLVLMIFASILLILISMAFLRLQTRPIRRLAEVSSAFGKGQVLPITPSGAEEVRRAIFAFLAMRTRLERQMGQRTAMLSSISHDLRTPLTRLKLAAEFLEDDEDTAAMRRDLAEMEAMLDEFLAFAKGEAADDLRETDALALAEAVVEATRRGLPTTGMPEVTMQVFNPTSESAITTMRSGAIERAVQNLVNNAVRYGTRVRLTLRLLPKAVEFVVEDNGPGIAEADRARAVRPFTRLDEARNQNKGGGVGLGLSIATDAARSHGGALELGVSIELGGLRASLRLPR, from the coding sequence ATGATCAGCCTGCAACTGATTGTCGGGCTTGTCTTCATCAACCGCCATTTTGCCGGTGTCACGCGGCAGATGACCGAAGGCGTGGTGCTGGAACTGAACCACATCATCGACCAGGTGCGCGCCGAGGGCGGCGCGCCGCTGGCCGATCTGGCGCAGGATTTCGGGCTTGAGATTGCGCTGGGCGACGGGCCACTGCCGGCCGAGAACCTGCATAACTGGTATGACCTTTCGGGCCGCGTGCTGATACGCGAGCTTTCCGCCCGGCTGAAAGCCCCGGTGCGCATCGACCTGACACAGAGCGAATTCCTGGTGCGGCTTGTCATCGATACGGGCGATGTGCGCCTGTTTGTCGATTTGCCGCGCAGCCGGGTTTCGGCGCGCAATGCCCACCAGCTTTTGGTGCTGATGATCTTTGCATCCATTCTGCTCATTCTCATTTCGATGGCGTTCTTGCGCTTGCAGACACGCCCCATTCGCCGCCTGGCCGAAGTTTCCAGCGCCTTTGGCAAGGGGCAGGTTCTGCCGATCACCCCCAGCGGGGCCGAGGAGGTGCGCCGCGCGATCTTTGCCTTTTTGGCCATGCGCACACGGCTGGAACGGCAAATGGGCCAGCGCACGGCCATGCTCAGCTCGATCAGCCATGATTTGCGCACACCGCTTACCCGGCTCAAGCTGGCCGCCGAATTTCTGGAAGATGACGAGGATACCGCCGCCATGCGCCGCGATCTGGCCGAGATGGAAGCCATGCTTGACGAGTTTCTTGCCTTTGCCAAGGGCGAGGCGGCCGATGATTTGCGCGAGACCGACGCGCTGGCGCTGGCCGAAGCCGTGGTCGAGGCAACGCGGCGCGGCCTGCCCACCACCGGAATGCCCGAAGTGACAATGCAGGTCTTCAACCCGACATCTGAAAGCGCCATTACCACGATGCGCAGCGGCGCGATCGAGCGGGCTGTGCAAAACCTTGTGAACAACGCCGTGCGCTATGGCACCCGCGTGCGGCTGACGCTGCGGCTTTTACCAAAAGCAGTGGAATTTGTGGTGGAAGATAACGGCCCCGGCATTGCCGAGGCCGACCGCGCCCGCGCCGTGCGGCCCTTCACGCGGCTGGATGAGGCGCGCAACCAGAACAAGGGTGGCGGTGTCGGGCTTGGCCTGTCAATCGCCACCGACGCGGCGCGCAGTCATGGCGGCGCGCTTGAACTGGGTGTCAGCATCGAGCTTGGCGGGCTGCGCGCCAGCCTGCGCCTGCCGCGCTAA
- a CDS encoding MBL fold metallo-hydrolase translates to MQTPFDLTHAPPIGMAETLAPGLQVVTAPNASPMTFTGTRSYILGDDDVALIDPGPLDAAHETALLAALGGRRVGHILVTHAHVDHSPLAQRLSQRLDAPVLGFGPAHAGRSPLMAQLASAAELGGAEGIDAGFTPHQTLADGDIISGKGWALRAMHTPGHLSNHLCFAWDDARTLFSGDHVMGWASTLISPPDGDLAAFMHSLERLESMPGYRYYPGHGAPVADGLAIARHLAAHRRNRADQILTALAAHPATPAELVARIYTDIPPALHGAAARNVLAHLLDELAKGRITHSGALKSDAVFFIQSQHFSK, encoded by the coding sequence ATGCAAACACCGTTTGATTTGACCCATGCGCCGCCTATCGGCATGGCAGAAACGCTGGCGCCGGGCTTGCAGGTGGTTACCGCGCCCAATGCTAGCCCGATGACCTTTACCGGCACACGCAGCTATATTCTGGGCGATGATGACGTGGCGTTGATCGACCCCGGCCCGCTGGATGCCGCGCATGAAACTGCCCTTCTGGCCGCGCTTGGCGGGCGACGAGTTGGCCATATTCTTGTAACCCATGCGCATGTAGACCATTCGCCATTGGCGCAACGCCTGAGCCAGCGGCTCGATGCGCCGGTGCTTGGCTTTGGCCCCGCCCATGCGGGCCGCTCGCCGCTGATGGCACAGCTTGCCAGTGCAGCCGAACTTGGCGGGGCCGAGGGGATTGACGCAGGCTTCACCCCGCATCAAACCCTTGCCGATGGAGATATTATCAGCGGCAAGGGCTGGGCCTTGCGCGCAATGCATACACCCGGCCACCTGTCCAACCATCTGTGCTTTGCATGGGATGATGCCCGCACGCTGTTTTCGGGCGACCATGTCATGGGCTGGGCCAGCACGCTCATCTCTCCGCCCGATGGCGACCTTGCCGCCTTCATGCACAGTCTGGAGCGGCTCGAATCAATGCCCGGCTATCGGTATTACCCCGGTCATGGCGCCCCTGTGGCCGATGGCTTGGCCATTGCGCGCCACCTGGCCGCGCATCGCCGCAACCGGGCAGACCAGATCCTGACAGCACTTGCCGCGCACCCGGCAACGCCCGCAGAACTGGTTGCACGCATCTATACCGACATCCCCCCGGCCCTGCACGGGGCAGCGGCGCGCAATGTGCTGGCGCATTTGCTTGATGAACTGGCGAAAGGCCGCATTACCCATAGCGGCGCGTTGAAATCCGATGCGGTTTTTTTCATACAATCCCAACACTTTAGCAAATAG
- a CDS encoding SulP family inorganic anion transporter produces the protein MDRLTTIADFAKRMALPSLTGDRLTPTQARIDVLSGLTVALALVPEAVAFAFVAGVQPMVGLYAAFIVGLITALIGGRPGMISGATGALAVVMVALVADHGVQYLFATVVLMGILQITAGVLRLGKFIRMVPHPVMLGFVNGLAIVIFLAQLEQFKVPDATGGTEWMDLPTLALMLGLVVLTMALIWLTPKLTRAIPAPLAAIGAVAVLVILLDIPVPRVGDLASLKGGLPEFAVPSVPFTWETFKIILPYSIILAAIGLIESLLTLNLVGEITNKRGGASQECVAQGVANTVTGFFGGMGGCAMIGQSMINVKSGGRTRLAGIAAALFLLSFILFASPLIEQIPLAALVGVMFMVVIGTFAWQSLRILRIIPRADAFVIVLVTAVTVYEDLAIAVVVGVIVSALVYSWNAASRIHARVRNSATSPGARVYELEGPLFFGSATRFQELFDIENDPELVIVDFMGSRVVDQSALQAIEAVAAKYAEAGKRLQLRHLTHDCHQLLSSAGQLIVDADDDPDYALAVDYDVRLGRLGSH, from the coding sequence ATGGACCGACTGACCACGATTGCCGATTTTGCCAAACGTATGGCGCTGCCAAGCCTGACGGGTGATCGGCTTACGCCGACTCAGGCGCGCATCGATGTGCTGTCGGGCCTGACCGTGGCGCTGGCGCTGGTGCCCGAAGCGGTGGCTTTCGCCTTTGTGGCCGGCGTGCAGCCAATGGTCGGGCTTTATGCGGCCTTCATCGTGGGGCTGATTACCGCCCTCATCGGCGGACGGCCGGGCATGATTTCGGGTGCAACCGGCGCGCTGGCGGTGGTCATGGTCGCGCTGGTGGCCGATCATGGTGTGCAATATCTGTTCGCAACCGTGGTGTTGATGGGCATTTTGCAAATTACCGCCGGTGTGTTGCGGCTGGGCAAGTTCATCCGCATGGTGCCGCACCCCGTTATGCTCGGCTTTGTAAACGGTCTGGCAATCGTCATTTTTCTGGCCCAGCTCGAGCAGTTCAAAGTGCCAGATGCCACCGGCGGAACCGAGTGGATGGACCTGCCAACACTGGCGCTTATGCTTGGCCTTGTCGTGCTGACAATGGCGCTGATCTGGCTCACGCCCAAGCTGACCCGTGCCATACCGGCACCGCTTGCTGCGATTGGCGCGGTGGCGGTTCTTGTCATCCTGCTCGATATCCCCGTGCCGCGCGTGGGTGATCTGGCCAGCCTCAAGGGCGGATTGCCCGAATTTGCTGTGCCCAGCGTGCCGTTCACTTGGGAAACATTCAAAATCATCCTGCCTTATTCGATTATTCTTGCGGCAATCGGGCTTATCGAAAGCCTGCTCACGCTCAATCTTGTGGGTGAGATTACCAACAAGCGCGGCGGGGCCAGCCAGGAATGCGTGGCGCAGGGCGTGGCGAACACCGTGACCGGGTTTTTCGGCGGCATGGGCGGCTGTGCGATGATCGGGCAAAGCATGATCAACGTCAAAAGCGGCGGGCGCACACGGCTTGCCGGCATTGCGGCGGCGCTGTTCTTGCTTAGCTTCATTCTGTTCGCCAGCCCGCTGATCGAGCAAATTCCGCTGGCGGCGCTTGTCGGCGTGATGTTCATGGTGGTGATCGGCACATTTGCATGGCAGAGCCTTCGCATTCTGCGCATCATCCCGCGCGCCGATGCTTTCGTGATTGTTCTGGTGACCGCCGTCACCGTTTATGAAGACCTGGCCATTGCCGTTGTTGTGGGTGTGATCGTTTCGGCGCTTGTCTATTCCTGGAACGCCGCCTCGCGCATTCATGCGCGTGTGCGCAATTCGGCCACCAGCCCCGGCGCGCGGGTATACGAGCTTGAAGGCCCGCTGTTTTTTGGTTCGGCCACGCGCTTTCAGGAATTGTTCGATATCGAAAATGACCCGGAGCTGGTGATTGTCGATTTCATGGGTTCGCGCGTGGTTGACCAATCGGCCCTTCAGGCGATTGAGGCGGTGGCCGCAAAATACGCCGAAGCAGGCAAGCGGCTGCAATTGCGCCACCTGACGCATGATTGCCACCAATTGTTAAGCTCGGCCGGGCAGCTGATTGTCGATGCCGATGATGACCCGGATTATGCGCTGGCGGTCGATTACGATGTGCGCCTTGGCCGGCTTGGCAGCCATTAG
- the purM gene encoding phosphoribosylformylglycinamidine cyclo-ligase — protein sequence MTIPNGMTYADAGVDIDAGNALVERIKPAAKATDRPGTMAGLGGFGALFDLKAAGYSDPVLVAATDGVGTKLRIAIDTGIVDTVGIDLVAMCVNDLVCQGAEPLFFLDYFATGKLAVDEAAAVINGIASGCKAAGAALIGGETAEMPGMYDAGDFDLAGFAVGAMERGTALPANVAAGDVLLGLASNGVHSNGYSLVRKIVETTGLGWDAPCPFDDQAESLGAALLAPTRIYVAAALAAIRTGGVHGLAHITGGGLTENLPRVLPEGLGADINLEAWTLPPVFAWLNATAGLEQAELLKTFNCGIGMIAVVSPDEANTLRAVCEAAGEKVVTLGTVTDGEGIRYAGVLA from the coding sequence ATGACCATACCAAACGGAATGACCTATGCCGATGCAGGCGTCGATATTGATGCCGGCAATGCGCTGGTCGAGCGGATCAAACCTGCCGCAAAAGCAACCGACCGCCCCGGCACGATGGCCGGGCTAGGCGGGTTCGGCGCGCTGTTCGATCTAAAAGCCGCCGGATATTCCGACCCGGTTCTGGTGGCGGCCACCGATGGTGTTGGCACCAAGCTGCGCATTGCGATTGATACCGGCATTGTCGACACCGTCGGCATTGACCTTGTCGCCATGTGCGTGAACGACCTTGTCTGCCAGGGTGCCGAGCCGCTGTTCTTTCTCGATTATTTCGCCACCGGCAAGCTTGCGGTGGATGAGGCGGCCGCCGTCATCAACGGCATCGCTTCTGGCTGCAAAGCGGCTGGTGCGGCGCTGATCGGCGGGGAAACCGCCGAAATGCCCGGCATGTATGATGCGGGCGATTTTGACCTTGCAGGTTTTGCCGTTGGCGCGATGGAGCGTGGCACCGCCCTGCCCGCCAATGTAGCGGCGGGCGATGTTTTGCTTGGCCTTGCCAGCAATGGCGTGCATTCCAACGGCTATTCGCTGGTGCGCAAGATTGTAGAAACAACCGGGCTGGGCTGGGATGCCCCCTGCCCCTTCGACGACCAGGCCGAAAGCCTTGGCGCCGCCCTGCTTGCACCCACGCGCATTTATGTGGCCGCCGCGCTGGCCGCGATCCGCACTGGTGGTGTGCATGGTCTGGCGCATATCACCGGCGGCGGCCTTACCGAAAACCTGCCGCGCGTATTGCCCGAAGGTCTTGGAGCAGACATCAACCTGGAAGCCTGGACGCTGCCGCCTGTTTTTGCATGGCTGAACGCAACCGCGGGGCTGGAGCAGGCCGAATTGCTCAAAACCTTCAACTGCGGCATTGGCATGATCGCGGTTGTTTCGCCTGACGAGGCGAATACGCTGCGCGCGGTGTGCGAGGCGGCGGGCGAAAAAGTGGTCACGCTGGGCACGGTCACGGATGGCGAAGGTATTCGCTATGCCGGGGTGCTGGCATAA